The following are encoded together in the Candidatus Thermoplasmatota archaeon genome:
- a CDS encoding radical SAM protein has translation MSGDRLPAFLAEAAQGIDSDLTEDTPTLWADHGTFLEAEGKIPDPGKTLIDLKIELARRIMESCHLCERSCGVNRLAGEKGYCKAEEARVASKFVHWGEEPDIIPSYTIFFSRCTFRCIFCQNWDISQRNAGRCIPAEVLSRDIERMAGNVRNVNWVGGEPTPNLEYILQVLRVCSAPLPQVWNSNMYMSRETMTLLRGVVDVYLSDFKYGPGECGEELSDAPNYWEIVTRNHSLANEHAEIVMRHLVMPGHVECCTKPILRWVKENLDTSKIVVNVMDQYRPEHKAFYHEKIGRRITNREFNEAHRFAEGLGLTLT, from the coding sequence TTGAGTGGGGATAGACTCCCCGCGTTCCTCGCAGAGGCTGCCCAGGGCATAGATTCGGATCTCACGGAGGATACTCCCACGCTCTGGGCGGATCACGGCACCTTCTTGGAGGCGGAGGGCAAGATCCCCGACCCGGGAAAGACCCTGATCGATCTGAAGATCGAGCTCGCCCGAAGGATCATGGAGAGCTGCCATCTCTGTGAGCGGTCTTGTGGAGTGAACCGACTGGCGGGAGAGAAAGGCTACTGCAAAGCAGAAGAGGCCAGAGTGGCTTCCAAGTTCGTCCATTGGGGAGAGGAGCCGGACATCATCCCCTCGTACACGATCTTCTTCAGCAGGTGCACTTTCAGATGCATATTCTGCCAGAACTGGGACATAAGTCAGCGAAATGCGGGAAGATGCATTCCAGCGGAGGTCCTTTCCCGCGACATAGAGAGGATGGCCGGCAATGTTAGGAACGTCAACTGGGTGGGCGGGGAACCAACGCCGAACCTTGAATACATACTACAGGTCCTGCGGGTGTGCTCCGCGCCGTTGCCCCAAGTCTGGAACTCGAACATGTACATGTCGAGAGAGACTATGACTCTTCTTCGCGGAGTCGTCGACGTGTATCTCTCTGACTTCAAGTACGGGCCTGGCGAATGCGGAGAAGAGCTCTCGGACGCTCCCAACTATTGGGAAATCGTGACGAGAAACCACAGCTTGGCGAACGAGCACGCAGAGATCGTCATGAGACACCTCGTGATGCCGGGACACGTCGAGTGCTGCACCAAACCGATCCTCAGGTGGGTGAAGGAGAACCTGGACACGAGCAAGATAGTGGTCAACGTCATGGACCAGTACAGACCTGAGCACAAGGCATTCTATCATGAGAAGATAGGAAGACGAATCACAAATCGCGAGTTCAACGAGGCGCACAGGTTTGCGGAAGGTCTTGGTCTGACACTCACGTGA
- a CDS encoding amino acid permease — protein sequence MNREDTTPEVEIQLSRNLGLLDVTMIGIGGMIGAGIFVLMGSASSVAGSAAIIALALNGLVALITALSYAELGSAFPAAGSVYIWAREGLPPPAGFFSGWTSWIAATIACSLYAVGFGSFAVFALGPEVAGVIQDSPYWLVQIIAVLIVLTFVFINYFGVETTGKTESWLTAAKVGILAVFVLGGFIAIFGDPAHLNDFVDDFVGQNVSSVFLAMGLTLIAFQGFEIIAQSGEEVKNPKRNIPRAIFISIGVVVLLYVLTFFVFYEHLVDPRFMDSNSPELAMIRAANGIIPVGGSALMLAGGFLATTSALNATVYSSSRVSFAMGRDGTIPHRLGKIHPVRRTPANAILTSGLIIGMMAVLLPIEQIAASASVMFLLLFTLANASVISLRKKRPDLDRGFKVPFVPVVPLIGIVLNISLAAYIWFLEPLEGDFGPGQIAWYVALTWILIGLVIHYPTGGRREITEIKPARRVEVLEVLSKGTAKIDKKKYRVMVPIKGPEDMPLVDFGASLAEDRNGELTILSVFDVPKATPLKSVGYGQVNSSIREMGRLERSARKKDVKVHALLKISHDVYEAIIRTIENEDVNLIVLGWTGGVPTHRRIFGTNIDYLVQRAPSDVVVFKYKGMPETLDSILLLAGHEWHASHAAELASSIAKRSEATITVLGVVTDASKRRMDERAVERLSTICRENGVGVDTKVVTSREYVRTVVAESKKHDLLVMGASAYWPLKKYVFGPIRDDIAARTETPILMLRKVKTS from the coding sequence ATGAACCGTGAGGATACGACACCTGAAGTTGAGATTCAGCTCAGCCGTAATCTGGGTCTTCTAGATGTCACCATGATAGGGATAGGCGGGATGATCGGGGCGGGCATCTTCGTCCTCATGGGGAGTGCATCCTCCGTGGCTGGTAGCGCAGCCATTATCGCCCTTGCTCTAAACGGATTGGTGGCATTGATTACCGCACTCTCCTATGCCGAGCTTGGCTCCGCCTTTCCCGCCGCCGGCAGCGTCTACATCTGGGCAAGGGAAGGCCTCCCGCCTCCTGCGGGCTTCTTCAGCGGGTGGACGTCGTGGATCGCTGCCACGATTGCATGCAGTCTCTACGCGGTTGGGTTCGGCAGTTTCGCCGTATTCGCCCTTGGCCCCGAAGTTGCGGGGGTCATCCAGGATTCCCCATATTGGCTCGTCCAGATTATCGCGGTTCTCATCGTCCTGACCTTCGTCTTCATAAACTACTTCGGCGTCGAGACGACCGGAAAGACCGAGTCGTGGCTTACGGCGGCAAAGGTGGGCATACTTGCGGTTTTCGTCTTGGGCGGATTCATAGCCATCTTCGGCGATCCTGCACATTTGAACGATTTCGTTGATGACTTTGTCGGTCAGAACGTGTCCAGCGTCTTCCTGGCCATGGGCCTCACGCTCATCGCGTTTCAGGGATTCGAGATCATCGCTCAGTCTGGCGAAGAAGTCAAGAACCCGAAAAGGAACATCCCCAGAGCGATATTCATCTCAATCGGAGTTGTCGTCCTTCTCTACGTGCTCACGTTCTTCGTCTTCTATGAACATCTGGTGGACCCAAGATTCATGGATTCCAATTCCCCCGAACTCGCGATGATTCGGGCAGCAAACGGGATCATCCCCGTAGGTGGTTCAGCACTGATGCTTGCGGGAGGCTTTCTTGCCACAACTTCCGCATTGAATGCAACTGTCTATTCCTCCTCGAGGGTTTCGTTTGCCATGGGCAGGGATGGAACCATCCCTCATCGACTGGGGAAGATCCATCCGGTAAGGAGAACACCTGCCAATGCGATACTGACAAGCGGTCTTATCATAGGCATGATGGCCGTGCTCCTTCCCATAGAGCAGATCGCCGCATCGGCATCCGTGATGTTCCTCCTGCTCTTCACCCTCGCGAATGCATCTGTGATATCCCTGAGGAAGAAAAGGCCCGATCTGGACAGAGGGTTCAAGGTTCCGTTTGTCCCCGTCGTGCCGCTGATAGGTATCGTCCTGAATATCTCTCTTGCTGCCTACATCTGGTTCTTGGAACCTCTGGAGGGAGACTTCGGTCCCGGTCAGATTGCGTGGTATGTAGCGCTGACGTGGATTCTCATTGGATTGGTGATCCATTACCCGACGGGCGGTAGGAGGGAGATTACTGAGATCAAGCCTGCCCGAAGGGTCGAGGTCCTCGAGGTTCTCTCCAAGGGAACCGCCAAGATAGACAAGAAGAAGTACAGGGTCATGGTCCCGATCAAAGGACCTGAGGATATGCCCTTGGTCGATTTCGGAGCTTCTCTGGCGGAAGACAGGAATGGAGAGCTCACCATACTCAGCGTGTTCGACGTCCCGAAAGCCACGCCCTTGAAGTCAGTGGGCTACGGACAAGTGAACTCGTCGATAAGAGAAATGGGTCGTCTAGAGAGGTCCGCAAGGAAGAAAGATGTCAAGGTCCATGCGCTCCTCAAGATCTCGCACGATGTCTACGAGGCCATCATCCGGACCATCGAGAACGAGGACGTGAACCTCATAGTCCTTGGATGGACGGGCGGGGTGCCAACTCATCGAAGGATATTCGGAACCAACATAGACTACCTGGTGCAGAGGGCACCTTCGGATGTCGTAGTCTTCAAGTACAAAGGCATGCCCGAGACGCTCGACAGCATACTCCTTCTCGCAGGTCATGAATGGCACGCCTCGCACGCCGCAGAACTGGCCTCCAGCATCGCAAAGAGATCTGAGGCAACCATCACCGTCCTTGGTGTGGTGACGGACGCAAGCAAGAGGAGAATGGACGAGAGGGCCGTCGAGAGACTGTCAACGATCTGCCGCGAGAACGGTGTCGGCGTGGACACCAAGGTAGTGACCTCCCGGGAGTACGTCCGCACTGTTGTAGCCGAGTCCAAGAAGCACGATTTGCTGGTGATGGGTGCCAGCGCATATTGGCCTCTCAAGAAATACGTCTTCGGGCCGATACGGGACGACATCGCTGCAAGAACGGAGACACCGATTCTCATGTTGAGAAAGGTGAAGACTAGTTGA
- a CDS encoding DUF11 domain-containing protein produces MEESFISLLSEISGVGKKRAKRLIEEGFSSVDSILSADVEDIAMVAGVGWELATRVKDFFEEKFLQENLPFVCPVCGSSVETDDTRCSSCGTVLPARKELEMESLDSLLEELEKDIPLDEEEVPEDVGEEEGEPKILARDFLERWKRIQEGEELPRAQKIEEQISHYGRLLDVDPTLERAWLKKAELLVELGRYDEAIECYDRASELNPEMEEQYKLEVLNVLRSKGDVSLVPEAEEEISDEDADAIERAIRHYDALLRLDPSLKMAWQTKGELLEKLGRQDEAVECYGRAIGSATLERVRNIREMATLSQRDVLSRRSVGKGLINGLGRTNGLVNGLVNGRVNGLVNGLVNGVGRVNGLVNGLVNGVGRVNGLVNGLINGNGLINGRAGRVRPMEIPRGPSRWSRGLVGVAALLTFLILMPMLGSILFAPAGTTIEIDGHFDDWSVLSTRSSPIFLDDSSDQLENADINIVSYRLFRQLNRGYVYAEVEGSFFNGAGQEGLDNLFLFIDSDGDSSTGYEAGDLGVDDLVRLSGWNNSCTGSGSMEFSPSRGRDNWHGFRQDGSASCAVEHNKLEAVFSLPNNGARMLLATMDILGNMDVGDAIVETDRGALTVDVETVAPEVVTQLEFPALSLIMRVQATALSTLSLDFSTRGNLSDDLVTVALYQDSNVNGVWDASDALLGTSDVASGIVQFQLNTSSSPLTGNVTLFAVAQLTSMPETHSFGLRLDSVVANSTVLIREGFLTNSYILSPPEVTVDGAFADWNGSYQMDGNDDVIRIDPGDATVNENIDLRNYSLHRAENVSFYLDVDRLGRMLGGNLIPASYERPGPYIPPYLDSDRDTVPDDLDGPNGIYRFDFDNDGTSDISEGGDVDGDGEQDHPFGDDYWLETVLPSNFTEPYAGESVRIYIGPAPARVSEGMDRVVVYLDRDGPSTGLRTIADGQFVGYDFMLLVVGKGGSINSTGVYVYNQSSEIPWELSSPLDAATDSIRMELGVPAQVLNLTDDFVAHVFMIDWSKNYDRSDVALTNSTSRSRTRSPEGDDIVLNEIRPDKKKSEWFELANPTDSEIDISGWEVTVDGITVYTFPQGTTIGAFGSGNEYLAVDVSGDKLPDGGANVKLVNGTSDIDEIDYPSTKVSESWSRYRESETDKPLDTDSVNDWYISKSSTKGEMNDQTKPSMVVKKIADKISAAPGEEVVYTIYYNNTGSSRAKSVWLNDTLPDAVTYISSSKAYLSRSGNTYRWFFNNVPSKSENSFTITVQVNDTAADQAVLANFITLNYTNNNNVWQPGSDSTTSFTVSRPIITIVKTVDKSIAQPGDTLNYTIYYNNTGSANAAHVWVNDTLPDNVTFQSSSDPYESQTGSTYVWHFTDVAPGSHSFTITVTVDLDVPPGITLVNYAFLNYTTQNSYGLEGSSGSASTYIPEFQDMVMPLATILAVFVLIRRRRVADGVPRTNDR; encoded by the coding sequence ATGGAAGAGAGCTTCATAAGTCTCCTTTCTGAGATCTCCGGTGTAGGCAAGAAACGGGCGAAGAGGCTAATCGAGGAAGGATTCTCTTCCGTCGACTCGATTCTATCCGCGGATGTCGAGGACATCGCGATGGTCGCCGGCGTCGGGTGGGAGCTTGCGACCAGAGTCAAGGATTTTTTCGAGGAGAAGTTCCTCCAGGAGAACCTCCCCTTCGTTTGCCCAGTCTGTGGGAGTTCTGTGGAAACTGACGACACACGATGCTCTTCCTGCGGGACGGTCCTGCCAGCCAGAAAGGAGCTCGAAATGGAATCGCTGGACAGCCTGCTGGAAGAGCTTGAGAAGGACATCCCGCTGGACGAGGAAGAGGTTCCCGAGGACGTCGGGGAGGAAGAGGGAGAACCCAAGATCCTGGCCAGGGACTTCCTTGAGAGATGGAAGCGCATCCAGGAGGGAGAGGAACTCCCGCGCGCCCAGAAGATCGAGGAACAGATCAGTCACTACGGCAGACTCCTTGACGTCGACCCCACGCTAGAAAGAGCTTGGCTGAAGAAAGCCGAGCTCCTCGTCGAGCTGGGGAGGTACGACGAAGCAATCGAATGCTACGACAGGGCTTCTGAACTCAATCCAGAGATGGAGGAGCAGTACAAGCTGGAAGTCCTCAACGTGCTCCGGTCCAAAGGGGATGTCTCCCTTGTTCCAGAGGCGGAAGAAGAGATATCTGACGAAGACGCGGACGCCATCGAGAGGGCCATTCGACACTACGATGCGCTCCTGAGGTTGGATCCCTCGCTCAAGATGGCGTGGCAGACCAAGGGAGAGCTACTTGAGAAGCTCGGTCGACAGGACGAAGCAGTTGAGTGCTATGGGAGGGCCATTGGGTCAGCCACTCTCGAAAGAGTCAGGAACATCAGGGAGATGGCCACGCTCAGTCAGCGGGACGTGTTGAGCCGAAGGTCCGTTGGCAAAGGTCTCATCAACGGCCTCGGACGGACCAACGGCCTGGTCAACGGCCTCGTGAATGGAAGGGTCAACGGTCTCGTAAACGGACTTGTCAACGGGGTCGGGCGGGTCAACGGTCTCGTAAACGGACTTGTCAACGGGGTCGGGCGGGTCAACGGCCTAGTCAACGGCCTGATAAACGGTAATGGCCTGATCAACGGCAGAGCGGGCAGGGTTAGACCCATGGAGATTCCCAGAGGACCGTCGAGATGGTCTCGAGGTCTCGTAGGAGTGGCAGCTCTTCTCACGTTTCTCATTCTCATGCCCATGCTGGGTTCAATACTCTTCGCCCCGGCGGGAACTACGATCGAAATCGATGGACACTTCGATGATTGGTCTGTACTCTCCACTAGGAGCTCCCCGATATTCCTTGACGATTCCTCAGATCAGCTGGAGAACGCAGATATCAACATCGTTTCCTACCGGCTGTTCAGGCAACTCAACCGTGGATATGTGTATGCAGAAGTAGAAGGCTCGTTCTTCAACGGTGCGGGGCAGGAAGGCCTCGACAATCTCTTCCTATTCATCGACAGCGACGGAGACTCTTCGACTGGCTACGAGGCAGGCGATCTTGGCGTGGACGATCTCGTGCGCCTCAGCGGTTGGAACAACTCGTGCACAGGAAGCGGTTCCATGGAGTTCTCCCCGTCGCGCGGCAGGGACAACTGGCATGGGTTCCGACAGGACGGGTCCGCCAGTTGCGCCGTGGAGCACAACAAGCTTGAGGCGGTCTTCAGTCTTCCCAACAACGGCGCCAGAATGCTGTTGGCGACCATGGATATCCTCGGGAACATGGATGTGGGGGATGCGATAGTGGAGACGGACCGCGGGGCACTGACAGTGGATGTCGAGACCGTGGCCCCGGAGGTTGTGACGCAGTTGGAATTCCCCGCTCTCTCCCTGATTATGCGGGTCCAGGCGACCGCCCTGAGCACCCTGTCGCTCGATTTTTCCACACGGGGCAACCTCTCTGACGATCTTGTCACTGTTGCGCTGTATCAGGACTCGAACGTCAATGGCGTTTGGGACGCATCGGACGCTCTCCTGGGGACCTCGGACGTTGCCAGCGGCATAGTCCAGTTCCAGCTGAACACATCCTCGAGCCCGCTCACGGGCAACGTCACGCTCTTCGCAGTGGCGCAGTTGACCTCCATGCCTGAGACACACTCCTTCGGACTCAGGCTCGACAGTGTCGTCGCGAACTCGACGGTACTCATCAGGGAAGGCTTTCTGACGAATTCCTACATCCTTTCCCCGCCTGAAGTAACCGTGGACGGTGCATTCGCGGACTGGAACGGGTCATACCAGATGGACGGCAACGATGACGTCATAAGGATCGATCCCGGCGACGCCACGGTGAACGAGAACATCGACCTCAGGAACTACTCACTTCACAGGGCCGAGAACGTCTCCTTCTACCTCGACGTCGACCGCTTGGGAAGGATGCTTGGCGGCAATCTGATTCCCGCCTCTTACGAGAGACCTGGACCATACATCCCTCCCTATCTAGACAGTGACCGTGATACCGTGCCGGACGACCTCGACGGTCCGAACGGGATATACAGGTTCGACTTCGACAACGACGGTACATCGGACATATCCGAGGGAGGCGATGTTGACGGTGACGGCGAACAGGACCACCCCTTCGGCGATGACTATTGGCTAGAGACAGTCCTTCCGTCCAACTTCACAGAACCCTACGCCGGTGAAAGCGTCAGGATCTACATCGGTCCCGCGCCCGCGAGGGTCTCCGAGGGAATGGACAGAGTCGTTGTGTATTTGGACAGAGACGGCCCGAGCACAGGCCTGAGAACGATCGCGGATGGCCAGTTCGTCGGATACGATTTCATGTTGCTTGTCGTAGGAAAAGGCGGCAGCATCAACTCCACTGGCGTTTACGTTTACAATCAGTCTTCTGAGATCCCATGGGAGCTCAGCTCGCCGTTGGACGCTGCGACTGACAGTATCAGGATGGAGCTGGGAGTGCCCGCTCAAGTCCTCAACTTGACCGATGATTTCGTCGCCCACGTCTTCATGATCGATTGGAGCAAGAACTACGACCGTTCCGATGTCGCGCTGACGAACTCCACCAGCAGGAGCAGGACACGCAGTCCGGAGGGCGATGATATCGTGCTGAACGAGATAAGGCCTGACAAGAAGAAGAGCGAGTGGTTCGAACTCGCCAATCCAACGGACAGCGAGATTGACATCTCCGGATGGGAGGTCACGGTGGATGGAATCACGGTATACACATTTCCCCAGGGGACAACGATCGGGGCCTTTGGCAGTGGCAACGAGTACCTCGCAGTGGATGTTAGTGGGGACAAGCTCCCTGACGGAGGGGCCAATGTCAAGCTGGTCAACGGGACCTCAGACATTGACGAGATAGACTACCCAAGCACCAAGGTGTCCGAGAGCTGGTCCAGATACAGGGAGTCCGAGACGGACAAGCCCCTCGATACTGACAGCGTCAATGATTGGTACATCTCGAAATCTTCCACGAAAGGAGAGATGAATGATCAGACCAAACCTTCCATGGTTGTGAAGAAGATTGCGGACAAGATCTCCGCAGCCCCCGGTGAGGAGGTCGTCTACACTATCTACTACAACAACACAGGGTCAAGTAGGGCAAAGAGCGTCTGGCTGAACGATACCCTTCCGGATGCTGTGACCTACATCTCTTCGAGCAAGGCGTACTTATCAAGGAGCGGGAACACGTATCGGTGGTTCTTCAACAACGTTCCGTCCAAGTCCGAGAACTCCTTCACAATTACGGTCCAGGTGAACGACACGGCCGCGGATCAAGCGGTTCTTGCGAACTTCATCACTCTGAACTACACGAACAACAATAATGTCTGGCAACCAGGCTCCGACTCCACAACGTCCTTCACAGTGTCGCGCCCCATAATAACCATAGTCAAGACTGTCGACAAATCCATCGCTCAGCCCGGCGACACGTTGAACTACACTATCTACTACAACAACACAGGCTCAGCGAACGCAGCTCACGTATGGGTGAATGACACCCTTCCAGACAACGTGACCTTCCAGTCCTCGAGCGATCCTTACGAGTCCCAGACCGGGAGTACCTACGTCTGGCATTTCACAGATGTCGCACCAGGTTCTCATTCATTCACGATTACGGTCACCGTTGACCTCGATGTGCCACCCGGGATCACACTGGTCAACTACGCCTTCCTGAACTACACGACACAGAACTCGTACGGATTGGAGGGATCTTCGGGTTCGGCGTCGACCTACATCCCTGAATTCCAGGACATGGTCATGCCTCTAGCCACGATTCTGGCGGTCTTTGTCCTCATCAGAAGAAGGAGGGTGGCTGACGGCGTTCCGCGGACCAACGACCGTTAA
- a CDS encoding mechanosensitive ion channel family protein produces the protein MAFTLSLLDPVVGFLTEFGPWLVAIILLIVVWMYGLAWLTRYFEYLKMHESKYLDNRALDIIRSIVQWMWVGILGVLVLLIVYMQSGEEGFLLVLNSLILPILFVVVVLLITVILANMLRRFAEYLRMSVERRQEGLVGLEALGFVELFLKYLIYVLGGLIAGLGGLWLIGGAGVEGVRDWVNEIILYPIQAVNLPHIGAMVVVVIAVTLIILRLTSSLFEDMRRRSKKFPPRVIELLRRLSRYIIWGAAVVVLVFLILSVLLDPLEVILAAVVFVLLALAGIYVGIDTIRNALSGIGLMMSDPFDEGDRVKILDDLVCDIKNIGLALTQVETLRGEIISVPNSELIGKRTVNFSRSETYAMAVETRVGFDIPHAKVEELLMKAADKTDGIVDEPKPRVFAKNIDDGLVLYQLLAYTDKPETMKAINSKLIYCVQDVFLEAGIKSLVN, from the coding sequence ATGGCGTTCACGCTTTCCCTCCTAGATCCAGTTGTTGGTTTCCTCACGGAATTCGGTCCGTGGCTCGTGGCGATAATCCTACTCATAGTTGTGTGGATGTACGGTCTCGCATGGTTGACGAGGTACTTCGAGTATCTCAAGATGCACGAGAGCAAGTACCTAGACAACAGGGCCCTGGACATAATAAGATCGATTGTTCAGTGGATGTGGGTGGGCATCCTGGGCGTTCTCGTTCTTCTCATAGTGTACATGCAGTCTGGAGAGGAAGGGTTCCTCCTAGTCTTGAACAGCCTCATCCTGCCAATCCTCTTCGTTGTCGTGGTCCTCCTGATCACGGTCATCCTCGCGAACATGTTGAGGAGGTTTGCGGAATATCTGCGGATGTCGGTCGAGAGAAGACAGGAAGGCCTCGTTGGCCTTGAGGCCCTTGGATTCGTTGAGCTCTTCCTCAAGTACCTCATATATGTGCTGGGAGGGTTGATCGCCGGGCTTGGCGGGCTTTGGCTCATCGGCGGAGCCGGTGTGGAAGGCGTGAGGGACTGGGTGAACGAGATCATTCTGTATCCGATCCAGGCTGTCAATCTCCCGCATATAGGTGCGATGGTCGTCGTTGTAATCGCAGTGACGCTAATCATCTTGCGGCTCACATCGTCGCTGTTCGAGGACATGAGGCGAAGGAGCAAGAAGTTCCCTCCGCGTGTAATCGAGCTCCTGAGGAGGCTTTCCAGATACATCATCTGGGGAGCAGCGGTGGTCGTTCTCGTCTTCTTGATCCTCTCGGTGCTTCTGGACCCACTTGAGGTGATACTCGCGGCGGTCGTGTTCGTGCTCCTCGCCCTCGCTGGCATTTACGTGGGAATCGATACTATTAGGAATGCCTTGTCGGGAATCGGGCTCATGATGTCGGATCCGTTCGATGAGGGCGACAGAGTGAAGATTCTGGATGATCTCGTCTGCGACATCAAGAACATAGGCCTTGCCCTGACGCAGGTGGAGACGCTCAGGGGAGAGATTATCAGTGTTCCGAATAGCGAGTTGATCGGAAAGAGAACCGTGAATTTCAGCAGATCGGAAACCTACGCCATGGCCGTGGAGACGAGAGTCGGGTTCGACATCCCGCACGCCAAGGTCGAGGAACTCCTCATGAAGGCGGCGGACAAGACAGATGGGATTGTGGATGAGCCGAAACCGAGGGTCTTCGCCAAGAACATCGATGATGGGCTCGTACTGTATCAACTGCTCGCTTATACCGACAAGCCAGAGACCATGAAGGCAATCAACAGCAAACTGATCTACTGCGTTCAGGATGTCTTCCTGGAAGCTGGCATAAAGTCCCTTGTCAACTAG